From a single Kitasatospora azatica KCTC 9699 genomic region:
- a CDS encoding family 16 glycosylhydrolase: protein MRNPLPPTGRWPLPGSPLTLALALSGWLALAATALPGAVTPLRVAIATAFVLVCPGGAAVRAADVLLAARGQRMEALEAGVLTVALSLSCAALTAEGLYLTRGFSTVRALAALATVTTLLTLFTGWLGRRADRGGAASPSPVAGKPGSAKPDSRTGRGRHARTAAALAAAGLLAFTAACGSAGGKGPGSPAGAAGGGSRNSAGPSAPAAPGPWHLVMQDDFLGSTLNSADWTTCYDWNDGGCTNSGNNELEWYLPGQVKLADGALNLTAQRENTKGTDGHQYSWRSGMVSTGRDSWNATPRHTFTHGYFAAAVRVPAAGGMFPAFWLMPDTRSVPPEIDAAEFIGTTQSVELTLHWPAPDGSDQIEQGSYGPQDFAAGYHVFAVDWESDAVTWYVDGVQRFKVTDPAKIPTGAMEVLLNLAVGFPSPPPESVNSATMQVDWVRIWQH, encoded by the coding sequence ATGCGGAATCCGCTGCCCCCGACCGGCCGGTGGCCGCTCCCCGGCTCGCCGCTCACCCTGGCCCTGGCGCTCTCCGGCTGGCTCGCGCTGGCCGCCACCGCCCTGCCCGGCGCCGTCACCCCGCTGCGGGTCGCGATCGCCACGGCCTTCGTCCTGGTCTGCCCCGGTGGCGCGGCGGTCCGGGCGGCCGACGTGCTGCTCGCCGCCCGTGGCCAGCGGATGGAGGCGTTGGAGGCCGGTGTGCTGACCGTCGCGCTCAGTCTGTCCTGCGCCGCGCTGACCGCCGAGGGCCTCTACCTCACCCGTGGCTTCAGCACCGTGCGGGCGCTGGCCGCGCTGGCCACCGTCACCACGCTGCTCACCCTGTTCACCGGGTGGCTCGGCCGACGGGCCGACCGCGGCGGGGCGGCCAGCCCGTCGCCCGTCGCCGGAAAGCCGGGCTCGGCCAAGCCCGACTCCCGTACCGGCCGGGGCCGCCACGCCCGCACCGCCGCCGCACTGGCCGCTGCCGGGCTGCTCGCCTTCACCGCCGCCTGCGGCAGTGCGGGCGGAAAGGGCCCGGGCAGCCCAGCGGGGGCGGCGGGCGGCGGGTCGCGGAACTCGGCGGGCCCCTCCGCCCCGGCCGCCCCCGGCCCGTGGCATCTGGTCATGCAGGACGACTTCCTCGGCTCCACGCTGAACTCGGCCGACTGGACCACCTGTTACGACTGGAACGACGGCGGCTGCACCAACTCCGGCAACAACGAGCTCGAGTGGTACCTGCCCGGCCAGGTGAAGCTGGCCGACGGCGCGCTGAACCTCACCGCCCAGCGGGAGAACACCAAAGGCACCGACGGCCATCAGTACTCCTGGCGCTCCGGCATGGTCAGCACCGGCCGCGACTCCTGGAACGCCACCCCGCGACACACCTTCACCCACGGCTACTTCGCGGCGGCGGTCCGGGTCCCGGCCGCCGGCGGGATGTTCCCGGCCTTCTGGCTGATGCCCGACACCCGCAGCGTCCCGCCGGAGATCGACGCGGCGGAGTTCATCGGCACCACCCAGTCCGTAGAGCTGACCCTGCACTGGCCGGCGCCCGACGGCTCGGACCAGATCGAGCAGGGCAGTTACGGACCGCAGGACTTCGCGGCCGGCTACCACGTCTTCGCCGTGGACTGGGAGAGCGACGCCGTCACCTGGTACGTGGACGGGGTGCAGCGGTTCAAGGTGACCGACCCGGCCAAGATCCCGACCGGGGCGATGGAGGTGCTGCTCAACCTCGCGGTCGGCTTCCCGAGCCCGCCGCCCGAATCGGTGAACTCCGCCACCATGCAGGTGGACTGGGTGCGGATCTGGCAGCACTGA
- a CDS encoding phosphotransferase, whose amino-acid sequence MNSSAVQQGKRLPSRRWTGRRLRPASWWAAISRTDPLLRNGHLLTVSSLLTAGVGAAYWALAAHLYGPDGVGRTYAAVSVVLFLSGVGQLNLNNTMIRFVPPAGRRTRRLVLLGYLAAATAALACGAGFVLLVPHLVPALAFLHTPLLGTAFAVATAGYAIFVMQDGVLTGLRRADWVVLENALFAVAKVLFLVLLAGAGANTGILGSWGGGLVIALAFTNTFLFARAIPRHQRRAPEQADNRPAAAPTFGYLAADWVGSLCWLAAITLPPIVVLNRLGAAASAYFSIAWLIGYALYQFAINMSASLIVEAADSPALLRRHCLHVLRHVGTLLGAAVLVVVVTAPWLLTLFGADYARGGTSVLRLLALSALPNLLVTVVVGVARVRRRMRLVVTVLAVLVTLVLGLTALLLPPLGIAGAGLAWLLAQCAVAAVLLARRSWWLPAAEPAPEATMKAEPEPEPAPEPAPAGLWATLQGLLPLRRPALFRAPADHLTARRLARSLHTAPATLRPIGRSSADVLVLRLAGTDTVDLAVKHPRSVQSRAALAHGSDVLRRLAADERLADTRRLLPRPTECRLSGPLPLTAESWLPGVTAEHLMDRRPERSTRLAALSLAAVARLHRATGQDEPTDRHLSAWVDQPLALLPAQIPWCRRTAGGEGLSALRGRLHTGLADLRLYTAWTHCDFHPGNVLLDEAGDHVTGMLDWEDARPDGPAVIDLYYFVLALRRRAGDCDLGAVIADLLRGGALSPEELGLIETAAVGRAQAPDPAALPLLAWLWHLAANLAKAPQYGRSHWWVARNVAPVLAEAARWPTEQR is encoded by the coding sequence ATGAATTCCTCGGCCGTCCAGCAGGGCAAGCGGCTCCCGTCCCGCCGGTGGACGGGGCGGCGGCTGCGACCCGCGTCCTGGTGGGCGGCGATCTCCCGCACCGACCCGCTGCTGCGCAACGGACATCTGCTGACGGTCAGTTCGCTGTTGACGGCCGGCGTCGGCGCGGCCTACTGGGCGCTCGCCGCCCACCTCTACGGCCCCGACGGCGTCGGACGGACCTACGCCGCCGTCTCGGTGGTGCTCTTCCTGTCCGGAGTCGGCCAGCTCAACCTGAACAACACCATGATCCGTTTCGTCCCGCCCGCCGGGCGGCGGACCCGGCGCCTGGTGCTGCTCGGCTACCTGGCCGCGGCCACCGCCGCGCTGGCCTGCGGCGCGGGCTTCGTGCTGCTGGTGCCGCACCTGGTGCCCGCCCTTGCCTTCCTGCACACTCCGCTGCTGGGCACCGCCTTCGCCGTGGCCACCGCCGGCTACGCCATCTTCGTCATGCAGGACGGCGTGCTGACCGGGCTGCGGCGGGCGGACTGGGTGGTGCTGGAGAACGCGCTGTTCGCGGTGGCGAAGGTGCTCTTCCTGGTGCTGCTCGCGGGTGCCGGTGCCAACACCGGGATCCTCGGCTCCTGGGGCGGCGGACTGGTGATCGCCCTGGCGTTCACCAACACCTTCCTGTTCGCCCGCGCGATCCCCCGCCACCAGCGCCGGGCGCCCGAGCAGGCCGACAACCGGCCGGCCGCCGCGCCCACCTTCGGGTACCTGGCCGCCGACTGGGTGGGCTCGCTCTGCTGGCTGGCCGCGATCACGCTGCCGCCGATCGTCGTGCTCAACCGGCTCGGCGCCGCCGCCAGCGCGTACTTCTCGATCGCCTGGCTGATCGGCTACGCGCTGTACCAGTTCGCCATCAACATGTCCGCCTCGCTGATCGTGGAGGCCGCCGACAGTCCGGCGCTGCTGCGTCGGCACTGCCTGCACGTGCTGCGCCACGTCGGGACGCTGCTCGGTGCGGCGGTGCTCGTCGTGGTGGTCACCGCGCCCTGGCTGCTCACCCTGTTCGGCGCCGACTACGCGCGCGGCGGCACCTCGGTGCTGCGGCTGCTCGCACTGTCCGCCCTGCCCAACCTGCTGGTCACCGTGGTGGTGGGGGTGGCCAGGGTGCGACGCCGGATGCGCCTGGTGGTAACCGTGCTGGCGGTGCTGGTCACCCTGGTGCTCGGGCTGACCGCGCTGCTGCTGCCGCCGCTGGGCATCGCCGGCGCGGGGCTGGCCTGGCTGCTCGCCCAGTGCGCGGTGGCGGCCGTCCTGCTGGCCCGCCGCTCCTGGTGGCTGCCGGCCGCCGAACCCGCACCGGAGGCCACCATGAAGGCCGAACCCGAACCCGAACCCGCACCCGAACCCGCACCCGCCGGCCTCTGGGCCACCCTCCAGGGTCTGCTCCCGCTGCGCCGGCCCGCCCTGTTCCGGGCTCCCGCGGACCACCTGACGGCCCGGCGGCTGGCCCGCAGCCTGCACACCGCCCCCGCGACACTGCGCCCGATCGGGCGCAGCAGCGCCGACGTCCTGGTGCTGCGGCTGGCCGGGACCGACACCGTCGACCTCGCGGTCAAGCACCCACGCAGCGTCCAGTCCCGCGCGGCGCTGGCCCACGGGTCGGATGTCCTGCGGCGGCTGGCCGCCGACGAGCGGCTGGCCGACACCCGTCGGCTGCTGCCGCGCCCGACCGAGTGCCGACTGTCCGGGCCGCTGCCGCTGACCGCCGAGAGCTGGCTGCCCGGAGTGACGGCCGAGCACCTGATGGACCGCCGACCGGAGCGGAGCACCCGGCTGGCCGCCCTGTCGCTGGCCGCCGTCGCCCGACTGCACCGGGCCACCGGGCAGGACGAGCCGACCGACCGCCACCTGTCCGCCTGGGTGGACCAACCGCTGGCCCTGCTGCCGGCACAGATCCCCTGGTGCCGTCGCACGGCCGGCGGCGAGGGGCTCTCCGCGCTGCGCGGGCGGCTGCACACGGGCCTGGCGGATCTGCGGCTGTACACCGCGTGGACCCACTGCGACTTCCATCCGGGCAACGTCCTGCTCGACGAGGCGGGCGACCACGTCACCGGCATGCTCGACTGGGAGGATGCCCGACCGGACGGCCCCGCGGTGATCGACCTCTACTACTTCGTGCTGGCGCTGCGCCGCCGGGCGGGCGACTGCGACCTCGGCGCGGTGATCGCCGACCTGCTGCGCGGCGGGGCGCTCTCCCCCGAGGAGCTGGGCCTGATCGAGACCGCGGCGGTCGGGCGCGCCCAGGCCCCGGATCCGGCCGCGCTGCCGCTGCTGGCCTGGCTGTGGCACCTGGCGGCCAACCTGGCGAAGGCACCGCAGTACGGGCGCAGCCACTGGTGGGTGGCCCGCAATGTGGCCCCGGTGCTGGCGGAGGCGGCCCGATGGCCGACCGAACAGCGCTGA